The Nitrospirota bacterium genome includes a window with the following:
- a CDS encoding TrkH family potassium uptake protein produces MSWHLILNLIGFVLVFTSIFMLIPVAVSLIYGGEDITSLIVSFVLTFLSGGLLYFSTRSHRKEDLRHKDGFIIVTLSWLAVSFFGSLPFILSGSIPSFTDAYFEAMSGFTTTGASVIKDIEALPKGILFWRSLTQWIGGMGIILFAIAILPFLGAGTVHLFRAEVPEITVDKLRPRIINTAKALWYIYVTITVAATLFYMAGGMSIYDALCHSFTTLATGGFSTKNASIAHFHSPFIDAVVTIFMFLSGVNYSLYFFVFRGNILMLLKSNEFKFYISVTLLSIALITLSIWVSSYGFFLDSIRYASFQAVSIMTTTGYVTADYERWPFFPQILLVVLMFFGSMIGSTGGGMKQVRVLLMLKQVYREIYQLIHPHAMTKLKIDNKTLTKELLGNIWGFLFLFLFIWVVSTLALTALGVDIITSATTAISAMSNVGPALGEAGPMDNYSGLPAAGKWILIFCMLTGRLEVYTVIILFIPHFWKK; encoded by the coding sequence ATGAGCTGGCATCTAATATTAAACCTTATTGGTTTTGTGCTTGTATTTACATCCATATTTATGCTTATTCCGGTTGCTGTATCATTAATCTACGGGGGAGAAGACATTACCTCCCTCATCGTTTCATTTGTTTTAACCTTTTTATCTGGAGGCCTTCTTTATTTTTCTACGAGAAGTCACAGAAAGGAAGATCTTAGACATAAGGATGGTTTTATTATAGTCACTCTGAGCTGGTTAGCAGTGAGTTTTTTTGGCTCCCTGCCCTTTATCCTTTCGGGCAGTATTCCTTCTTTTACCGATGCCTATTTTGAGGCGATGTCAGGTTTTACAACTACAGGGGCTTCGGTAATTAAAGACATTGAAGCTCTTCCGAAGGGTATTCTTTTCTGGAGGAGTCTTACGCAGTGGATTGGAGGTATGGGGATAATCCTTTTTGCTATTGCAATACTTCCCTTTCTCGGTGCTGGGACGGTACATCTATTCAGGGCAGAGGTGCCTGAGATTACTGTTGACAAACTAAGACCAAGGATTATCAATACTGCCAAGGCACTCTGGTACATCTATGTCACCATCACAGTGGCTGCAACATTATTCTATATGGCAGGTGGCATGAGTATATACGATGCCCTTTGCCATTCCTTTACTACCCTTGCAACCGGAGGCTTTTCAACAAAGAATGCAAGTATTGCTCACTTCCACAGTCCTTTCATTGACGCTGTAGTTACTATCTTCATGTTCCTTTCAGGGGTAAACTACTCCCTTTATTTTTTCGTCTTTAGAGGTAATATCTTAATGCTTTTAAAAAGTAATGAGTTTAAATTCTATATCTCTGTCACACTGTTATCCATTGCTCTTATAACTCTGAGCATCTGGGTCTCTTCCTATGGGTTTTTCCTTGATTCCATAAGATATGCCTCTTTTCAGGCAGTCTCTATAATGACGACTACAGGTTATGTAACTGCTGATTATGAGAGGTGGCCTTTTTTCCCACAGATACTCCTTGTGGTTCTTATGTTTTTTGGCAGTATGATAGGCTCAACAGGAGGTGGGATGAAACAGGTTAGAGTCCTGTTAATGCTTAAACAGGTTTACAGGGAGATATACCAGCTTATACATCCCCATGCCATGACAAAGCTCAAGATTGATAATAAGACCTTGACGAAAGAGCTATTAGGCAACATATGGGGTTTTCTCTTTCTATTTCTGTTTATCTGGGTCGTTTCAACACTTGCATTGACTGCTCTCGGGGTCGATATAATCACCTCAGCGACTACTGCTATCTCTGCGATGTCTAATGTAGGTCCTGCTCTCGGTGAAGCAGGGCCGATGGATAATTACTCTGGCCTTCCTGCTGCCGGCAAATGGATTCTGATATTCTGCATGCTAACTGGAAGACTTGAGGTCTATACGGTTATAATCCTCTTTATACCTCATTTCTGGAAGAAATAG